In the Thalassoglobus sp. JC818 genome, one interval contains:
- the rpoB gene encoding DNA-directed RNA polymerase subunit beta: MPIPHQRIIATDSVRNFGKIEAHHELSDLTRIQTESYARFLQLDRKPEERRDEGLEEILREVFPVESYDGQYRLEYVRYELGKPRYTPVECRQLRMTYGRPFRVTLRLVKEQPIEEEVYLGDMPIMVGGGEFIINGAERVIVSQLHRSPGVDFVMSNEPGERKEYSCRVIPERGSWIEFMVSKKETLGVRIDQSGRFSAMTLLRAMDENFSDDTSLLKLFYNVKGAKVGKDGSDLAGKYAAEDIVYPTGERAGEIIVECCNVISATQAAEISEAQIKEVQVVDEVMDTLILDSVAEDPTLSHEEALLKIYQRLRPGTPPSLEKARDLFAEKFYDVNRYRLGRVGRFRINRKFDQDIPDDEMTLKSEDMVNAIRYLVRLRCDDDSAYVDDIDNLGNRRLRTIDELGMDEIRKGFLKLRRTVQERMSLKDVEEMTPRTLVNPKSVSAAIEYFFGRSELSQVVDQTNPLSMLTHERRLSALGPGGLNRKRAGFEVRDVHISHYGRICPIETPEGTNIGLISSLSIYSKVDDYGFLITPYRKVSEGRVTDEIEWLRADEESNVHVAPADTHVEKGKILDERVLSRYRNDVHWISVNEVEYIDVAPAQMVGVSAGLIPFLEHDDANRALMGSNMQRQAVPLLIAEAPLVGTGMEDEVPRYSGMVVRSDRNGKVTYVDANVIEVEGKRFPLRKYTGLNERTCLNQKPIVSVGQKVKKGEILCDSAATRNGVLALGRNVLVAFMSWEGFNFEDAIILSERLVKDDVYTSIHIDEFDVEIRETKLGREEFTRDIPNVSEKALRHLTEEGIVHVGTRVKQGDILVGKVVPKAKAELTPEEKLLHAIFGKAGEDVKNESLEVPSGVEGIVIQTEKFSRRMSLSEGDRKTFDQEVKKVEQAGQEAIAAKFKEFLVEFEESLGKHLVDDDGRELRTIEDAKFLAQYARDFETHQDKLDIRSPQKKADLRKLMTERWPFVEDTIDEQDQKLNSMKRGDELPNGVLQMVKVYVASKRQISVGDKMAGRHGNKGVISKVLPVEDMPYLEDGTPVDIVLNPLGVPSRMNVGQILETHLGWAAGKLGFRAICPVFDGAPEEEINDCLREAGLPEEGKVRLFDGRTGERMEQKTTVGHIYMLKLHHLVDDKVHARATGPYSLITQQPLGGKARFGGQRFGEMEVWALEAYGAAFILQELLTVKSDDVEGRTKIYESMVKGENTLEAGTPASFDVLNNEIRGLCLNMQLEKAHS, from the coding sequence ATGCCAATTCCCCATCAACGAATCATTGCGACAGACTCTGTTCGAAATTTCGGAAAGATTGAGGCTCATCATGAGCTTTCTGATCTGACACGAATTCAAACGGAATCGTACGCACGATTTCTACAACTGGACCGGAAGCCCGAAGAGCGTCGCGACGAAGGTCTGGAAGAGATTCTGCGAGAGGTCTTTCCGGTCGAGAGCTACGATGGCCAGTATCGTCTCGAGTATGTTCGATACGAACTGGGCAAACCTCGTTACACCCCGGTTGAGTGCCGACAGCTGCGAATGACTTATGGTCGGCCATTCCGCGTGACGCTGCGTCTGGTTAAAGAGCAGCCGATTGAGGAAGAAGTTTACCTCGGTGACATGCCGATCATGGTCGGTGGTGGCGAGTTCATCATCAATGGTGCAGAGCGAGTGATCGTGAGCCAGCTGCACCGGTCGCCTGGTGTCGACTTTGTGATGTCGAATGAGCCGGGTGAGCGTAAGGAATACTCGTGCCGTGTGATTCCTGAACGAGGAAGCTGGATCGAGTTCATGGTTTCCAAGAAGGAAACCTTGGGCGTTCGTATCGATCAGAGTGGCCGTTTTTCGGCAATGACTCTGCTGCGAGCGATGGACGAAAACTTTAGTGATGACACATCTCTGTTGAAGCTCTTCTACAACGTGAAGGGAGCAAAGGTCGGCAAAGATGGGTCCGATCTCGCTGGGAAGTACGCTGCGGAAGATATCGTCTATCCAACTGGCGAACGAGCTGGGGAAATCATTGTTGAATGTTGCAACGTGATTTCGGCGACACAGGCAGCTGAGATCTCTGAAGCTCAGATCAAAGAAGTTCAGGTTGTTGACGAAGTGATGGACACGCTGATTCTCGACAGCGTGGCTGAAGATCCAACATTGAGTCATGAAGAAGCGTTGCTGAAGATCTATCAGCGGCTTCGACCAGGGACTCCGCCTTCACTGGAGAAGGCTCGGGATCTCTTCGCTGAGAAATTTTACGATGTGAATCGTTACCGCCTCGGCCGCGTGGGACGTTTCCGTATCAATCGAAAATTCGATCAGGACATCCCCGATGATGAGATGACTCTGAAGTCGGAGGATATGGTCAATGCGATTCGGTATCTGGTCCGATTGCGATGCGATGATGATTCGGCATACGTCGACGACATCGACAATCTCGGGAATCGTCGTCTGCGTACGATCGATGAGTTGGGAATGGACGAAATCCGAAAAGGATTTTTGAAGCTTCGCCGAACCGTTCAGGAACGCATGAGCTTGAAAGATGTCGAGGAGATGACTCCTCGGACATTGGTGAATCCAAAGAGTGTCTCTGCTGCGATCGAGTACTTCTTCGGACGAAGTGAACTCTCTCAGGTGGTGGACCAGACGAATCCGTTGTCGATGCTGACACACGAGCGTCGATTGAGTGCGTTGGGTCCAGGTGGTTTGAACCGAAAGCGAGCCGGTTTCGAGGTTCGCGACGTTCACATTTCTCACTACGGTCGCATTTGCCCGATTGAGACTCCTGAAGGTACGAACATTGGTTTGATTTCGAGTCTGAGTATCTACTCAAAAGTGGATGACTACGGATTCTTGATCACTCCGTACCGGAAAGTGTCTGAAGGTCGTGTCACCGATGAAATCGAGTGGTTGCGGGCGGATGAAGAGTCGAACGTTCACGTTGCACCGGCGGATACGCACGTTGAGAAGGGGAAAATTCTCGATGAGCGTGTTCTTTCTCGTTACCGCAACGACGTGCACTGGATTTCGGTCAACGAAGTCGAATACATCGACGTGGCACCAGCCCAGATGGTTGGAGTTTCTGCGGGATTGATTCCGTTCCTTGAACACGATGATGCGAACCGTGCGTTGATGGGTTCGAACATGCAACGGCAGGCAGTTCCGTTGCTGATCGCTGAAGCTCCGCTCGTCGGAACGGGGATGGAAGACGAAGTTCCTCGATACTCAGGTATGGTTGTTCGATCAGATCGAAACGGCAAAGTGACCTATGTCGATGCGAACGTCATTGAAGTTGAAGGCAAGCGATTCCCTCTCCGGAAGTACACCGGATTGAATGAGCGGACATGCCTCAATCAGAAGCCAATTGTGTCAGTCGGTCAGAAAGTCAAGAAGGGCGAAATCCTTTGTGACTCTGCTGCGACACGAAACGGCGTTCTGGCTCTTGGCCGAAACGTGCTCGTCGCGTTTATGTCGTGGGAAGGTTTCAACTTTGAAGATGCGATCATTCTTTCCGAACGACTTGTGAAAGACGATGTCTACACGTCGATCCACATCGACGAATTCGATGTTGAAATTCGTGAAACCAAGCTCGGTCGTGAAGAGTTCACTCGCGATATTCCAAACGTCAGCGAGAAGGCACTTCGCCATCTGACCGAGGAAGGAATCGTGCATGTCGGAACCCGCGTTAAGCAGGGCGATATTCTCGTCGGGAAAGTTGTTCCGAAAGCGAAAGCAGAGCTCACACCGGAAGAGAAGCTGCTGCATGCGATTTTCGGTAAAGCTGGTGAAGACGTTAAGAACGAGTCTCTCGAAGTGCCGAGTGGTGTCGAGGGGATCGTCATCCAGACCGAGAAATTCTCACGTCGCATGAGCCTTTCCGAAGGTGATCGAAAGACCTTCGATCAGGAAGTCAAGAAAGTTGAGCAGGCAGGTCAGGAAGCGATCGCTGCTAAGTTCAAAGAGTTCCTCGTTGAGTTCGAAGAGTCTCTCGGGAAGCATCTCGTTGACGATGATGGCCGCGAACTGCGAACCATCGAGGATGCGAAGTTTCTCGCTCAGTATGCACGAGACTTCGAAACTCATCAGGACAAACTTGACATCCGCAGCCCGCAGAAGAAAGCGGATCTTCGCAAGTTGATGACCGAACGCTGGCCGTTCGTGGAAGACACGATTGATGAGCAGGACCAGAAGCTCAACAGTATGAAGCGGGGTGATGAGCTTCCGAACGGTGTCTTGCAGATGGTCAAAGTCTATGTCGCTTCGAAGCGACAGATTTCGGTCGGTGACAAGATGGCTGGTCGCCACGGAAACAAAGGGGTGATCTCGAAGGTGTTGCCTGTCGAGGACATGCCTTACCTCGAAGATGGAACTCCCGTCGACATCGTTCTTAACCCACTGGGGGTTCCGAGTCGTATGAACGTCGGGCAGATTCTCGAGACCCACCTGGGATGGGCTGCCGGGAAGCTTGGATTCCGAGCGATTTGTCCAGTCTTCGACGGAGCACCGGAAGAGGAGATTAATGATTGTCTTCGTGAGGCAGGACTGCCTGAAGAAGGAAAAGTCCGACTCTTCGATGGTCGAACCGGTGAGCGAATGGAGCAGAAGACGACCGTCGGTCACATCTACATGCTCAAGCTTCACCACCTCGTCGATGACAAAGTTCACGCACGTGCTACCGGTCCTTACTCTCTGATCACTCAGCAGCCACTTGGCGGAAAAGCCCGGTTCGGTGGACAGCGATTTGGAGAGATGGAAGTTTGGGCTTTGGAAGCTTACGGGGCGGCATTCATTCTTCAGGAACTGCTCACCGTGAAGAGTGATGATGTCGAAGGTCGTACGAAAATCTATGAATCGATGGTTAAGGGTGAGAACACTCTTGAAGCAGGCACACCTGCCAGCTTCGACGTGCTCAACAACGAAATCCGGGGCCTCTGCTTGAACATGCAACTTGAGAAAGCTCATTCGTGA
- the rplL gene encoding 50S ribosomal protein L7/L12 codes for MSAEAPEAPAKEFDDETKSLGDQLVGLTLLQAKALSDYIKEVHGIEPAGGGVVMAAGPAAGGGEGAAAAEEKTDFDVILTGFGDAKINVIKVVRSITGLGLKEAKELVEGAPKPLKEAVPKEEAEKIVKEIEGAGGSAELK; via the coding sequence ATGTCAGCTGAAGCCCCAGAAGCACCAGCAAAAGAATTCGACGACGAAACAAAAAGCCTCGGCGATCAACTCGTTGGGTTGACGCTTCTTCAAGCGAAGGCTTTGTCCGACTACATCAAAGAAGTTCACGGCATTGAGCCTGCTGGTGGCGGTGTCGTCATGGCAGCTGGTCCTGCAGCTGGTGGTGGCGAAGGTGCCGCTGCTGCTGAAGAAAAGACCGACTTCGACGTGATTCTGACCGGATTCGGCGATGCAAAGATCAACGTGATCAAAGTCGTCCGAAGCATCACCGGCCTGGGTTTGAAAGAAGCCAAGGAATTGGTCGAAGGTGCTCCAAAGCCACTCAAAGAAGCTGTGCCAAAAGAAGAAGCCGAAAAGATCGTCAAAGAGATCGAAGGCGCTGGCGGTTCTGCTGAGTTGAAGTAA
- the rplJ gene encoding 50S ribosomal protein L10, with amino-acid sequence MSKVVKKMMIDDLQDRLGDRKDFLVLDISKLDAVANNNLRMELEKKGITILGVKNSLLRVVLRGSGMDTLDETLSGPSAIAWGGEDIVGLSREMADWAKKMDDLEIKGGAVDGQGVNSEGVTDISKGPSRTELIGQIVGLVLSPGATLSGALLGPGGTLAGQLKAIADKEDNEDEGGDAA; translated from the coding sequence ATGAGTAAAGTAGTCAAAAAGATGATGATCGATGATCTCCAGGACCGCCTGGGTGATCGTAAAGATTTTCTGGTGTTGGACATTTCCAAGCTCGACGCGGTTGCGAACAACAATTTGCGTATGGAGCTTGAGAAAAAGGGGATCACAATTCTGGGTGTGAAGAACTCTCTGTTGAGAGTCGTGCTTCGCGGGTCCGGAATGGATACCCTCGATGAAACACTGTCCGGGCCTTCCGCGATTGCGTGGGGTGGTGAAGACATTGTCGGTCTGTCTCGAGAAATGGCCGATTGGGCCAAGAAGATGGACGATCTCGAGATCAAAGGTGGCGCAGTCGATGGTCAGGGTGTGAACTCTGAAGGTGTGACTGACATCAGCAAGGGACCGAGCCGAACAGAGTTGATCGGTCAGATTGTTGGGCTGGTTTTGAGCCCAGGTGCAACATTGAGTGGTGCACTACTTGGACCAGGGGGGACTCTGGCAGGTCAATTGAAAGCGATTGCAGACAAAGAAGACAACGAAGACGAAGGCGGCGACGCGGCGTAG
- the rplA gene encoding 50S ribosomal protein L1 codes for MSKVSKRQRAYREALSGLGAVSVSEAVDALKGLESKLPKGVEPSKSDQSVELAVRLGVDPKHADQIVRGSIVLPHGIGKSQRVLVFCKDQNVEKALAAGADHAGGKELADKIVGGWLDFDVAIATPDMMGVVGPLGRVLGPRGLMPSPKAGTVTQDVATAVKEYKAGKVEFRVDDAGNVHCLVGKLSFDSNQLVENIDALLKLIEQLKPQASKGVYMRSVTVSATQTPGVQVSPTQMAG; via the coding sequence ATGTCAAAAGTGTCGAAGCGTCAACGAGCGTATCGAGAAGCTCTTTCTGGGCTGGGAGCGGTTTCTGTTTCTGAAGCAGTTGACGCACTGAAGGGTTTGGAATCAAAACTTCCAAAAGGTGTTGAACCAAGCAAGTCGGATCAGTCGGTTGAGCTGGCCGTTCGACTGGGTGTCGATCCAAAACACGCCGACCAAATCGTGCGTGGGTCGATTGTTTTGCCTCACGGGATTGGTAAGTCTCAGCGAGTTCTTGTTTTCTGTAAAGATCAGAATGTTGAGAAAGCTCTCGCTGCGGGAGCGGATCACGCTGGTGGCAAAGAGTTGGCTGACAAGATCGTTGGCGGTTGGCTCGATTTCGATGTTGCGATTGCAACACCAGACATGATGGGTGTGGTTGGACCGCTCGGTCGTGTGCTCGGTCCGCGAGGTTTGATGCCGTCGCCAAAAGCGGGGACTGTGACTCAGGATGTCGCAACCGCAGTTAAAGAATACAAAGCTGGAAAAGTTGAATTCCGCGTTGATGACGCTGGGAATGTTCACTGCCTCGTCGGGAAGCTTTCCTTCGACAGCAATCAGCTTGTTGAGAACATTGATGCTCTGCTGAAGTTGATTGAGCAACTGAAGCCGCAGGCATCGAAGGGTGTTTACATGCGTTCTGTGACTGTGTCAGCGACACAGACACCGGGTGTGCAGGTGAGTCCAACGCAGATGGCTGGTTGA
- the rplK gene encoding 50S ribosomal protein L11 codes for MAKQLVAEIKVQVTGGQATPAPPVGTALGPHGVNIGQFVQQFNDQTREMMGTTLPVVISVFNDRSFTFIIKSPPAAVLLKQAAQVAKGASNPLKDKVGTVTQAQLKEIAQVKLADLNASNIDNAARIIAGTARSMGIQVVD; via the coding sequence ATGGCCAAGCAGTTAGTAGCGGAAATTAAGGTTCAGGTGACAGGTGGGCAGGCAACTCCCGCTCCTCCTGTGGGTACGGCTCTCGGACCGCACGGTGTCAACATCGGGCAGTTCGTTCAGCAGTTCAATGATCAGACTCGTGAGATGATGGGGACAACCCTCCCTGTCGTGATCTCAGTGTTCAATGATCGCTCGTTCACCTTTATTATCAAGAGCCCGCCGGCTGCTGTTCTCCTGAAGCAAGCTGCTCAGGTCGCCAAAGGAGCTTCGAATCCTTTGAAAGACAAAGTTGGGACCGTCACACAGGCGCAGCTCAAAGAGATTGCACAGGTGAAGTTGGCCGATCTCAATGCGTCGAATATCGATAATGCAGCGAGGATCATCGCAGGGACTGCTCGAAGTATGGGGATTCAAGTCGTCGACTAG
- the nusG gene encoding transcription termination/antitermination protein NusG: protein MSTRSLEFHTAIDQDAWLAMDKEETNSDDAQQAGSGNERKWFVLKVQSNRERSIRDSILRRIKMEGMEEHFGEVFIPTEKVVETKGGGRRVREQKLLPGYMMIEMEMTDESWHLVRSTSGVGDFTGAAGKPIPMEDEEVRRWLGQDVAAEEEKEAAPRPVVKFDVTVGDQVKVKEGAFAEFEGVIDSMDDATGKVKVIIEIFGRPTEVELEHWQVEKA, encoded by the coding sequence TTGTCAACTCGTTCGCTTGAATTTCACACTGCGATCGATCAAGATGCGTGGCTCGCCATGGATAAGGAAGAAACGAACTCTGACGATGCACAGCAGGCTGGTTCCGGCAATGAACGGAAATGGTTTGTGCTGAAGGTGCAGAGTAATCGGGAGCGATCCATTCGCGATTCGATTTTGCGTCGAATCAAAATGGAAGGGATGGAAGAGCACTTCGGTGAAGTCTTCATTCCGACCGAAAAGGTGGTCGAGACAAAAGGTGGCGGACGACGCGTTCGTGAGCAGAAGTTGCTGCCTGGTTATATGATGATTGAGATGGAGATGACCGACGAAAGTTGGCATCTCGTGCGGTCGACAAGCGGCGTGGGAGACTTCACCGGGGCGGCAGGCAAGCCGATTCCGATGGAAGATGAAGAGGTACGCCGTTGGTTGGGACAGGATGTTGCCGCGGAAGAGGAGAAGGAAGCAGCTCCTCGACCTGTTGTGAAGTTCGATGTGACTGTCGGTGATCAGGTGAAGGTCAAAGAAGGTGCCTTCGCTGAGTTCGAAGGTGTCATCGACAGCATGGATGATGCGACAGGCAAAGTGAAAGTGATTATTGAGATCTTCGGTCGGCCAACCGAGGTCGAATTGGAACACTGGCAGGTTGAGAAGGCCTGA
- the secE gene encoding preprotein translocase subunit SecE, translated as MAKAKTETTFFGNFLVPGLFKPNQGRVVRQVTAAFVGIVMVAIAWRLRVTVLSEFSQAVALFVPLTVGIAGLWFAYRLVNWPPFANFLISVEAELDKVSWADWDYLKRATVVVLVVMFAMGAYLYLADFLWQQLFGLVGFLDLDTLD; from the coding sequence ATGGCAAAAGCGAAGACAGAAACGACATTTTTCGGCAACTTCCTGGTGCCAGGGCTGTTTAAGCCAAATCAGGGACGGGTTGTTCGTCAGGTGACGGCAGCCTTTGTCGGGATTGTCATGGTTGCAATCGCCTGGCGGTTGCGTGTGACAGTTCTGTCCGAATTTTCGCAAGCTGTTGCGTTGTTCGTCCCGTTGACGGTCGGAATTGCTGGATTGTGGTTTGCTTATCGGTTGGTGAACTGGCCACCGTTTGCCAACTTTCTGATTTCAGTTGAGGCAGAACTCGACAAAGTTTCCTGGGCGGACTGGGATTACTTGAAGCGTGCGACGGTTGTTGTGCTGGTTGTGATGTTTGCAATGGGGGCTTATTTGTACCTCGCAGACTTCCTCTGGCAACAGTTGTTCGGTCTTGTCGGGTTCCTCGATTTGGACACGCTTGATTAG
- the rpmG gene encoding 50S ribosomal protein L33: MAREYVWLECTESGMRNYRVIKEMRGTERLELMKFCPKLRKHTLHKESRKK; the protein is encoded by the coding sequence ATGGCCCGGGAATATGTGTGGCTTGAGTGCACAGAGTCGGGAATGCGTAACTATCGCGTCATCAAAGAGATGCGCGGAACAGAGCGGCTAGAACTGATGAAGTTCTGTCCAAAGTTGCGTAAGCACACTCTGCACAAAGAATCTCGCAAAAAGTAG
- the tuf gene encoding elongation factor Tu, with product MAKETFQRTKPHVNVGTIGHIDHGKTTLTASILAVQATKGLAQAIDYSEVAKGGTVRDETKTVTIAVSHVEYESDNRHYAHIDCPGHADYVKNMITGAAQMDGAILVVSAADGPMPQTREHILLARQVDVPALVVFLNKCDLVDDEELLELVEMEVRDLLNTYDFPGDDVTIVRGSAKPALDDPGNADKNACIGELMNALDADIPEPAREADKPFLMAIEDVFSIEGRGTVVTGRIERGIVKVGEKVQIIGLRDTQETTVTGVEMFRKILDEGKAGDNVGILLRGTRKEDVERGQVLAAPKTINPHTKFEAEIYVLSKEEGGRKTPFFSGYRPQFYFRTTDVTGAVKLLGDAEMCMPGDNVKLEVELIKPVALDDGSRFAIREGGRTVGSGVITKILE from the coding sequence ATGGCGAAGGAAACATTTCAACGGACAAAGCCGCACGTCAATGTTGGGACGATCGGTCACATCGACCACGGAAAAACTACTCTGACAGCATCGATTCTGGCTGTGCAGGCGACAAAAGGGCTGGCTCAGGCGATTGATTACTCTGAGGTTGCTAAGGGCGGAACGGTTCGCGATGAAACCAAAACCGTGACTATTGCTGTGAGTCACGTTGAATACGAATCAGACAACCGTCACTACGCACACATCGACTGTCCAGGTCACGCGGATTATGTCAAGAATATGATCACAGGTGCTGCTCAGATGGATGGTGCGATTCTCGTGGTTTCGGCTGCGGACGGCCCAATGCCACAGACTCGCGAGCACATTCTGCTGGCTCGCCAGGTGGACGTGCCTGCTCTCGTCGTGTTCCTGAACAAGTGCGACCTCGTCGACGACGAAGAGCTTCTTGAGCTCGTCGAGATGGAAGTTCGCGATTTGCTGAACACTTACGACTTCCCAGGCGACGACGTCACAATCGTGCGTGGTTCAGCGAAGCCAGCTCTCGATGATCCAGGTAACGCTGACAAGAATGCTTGTATCGGCGAGCTGATGAACGCTCTCGATGCGGACATTCCAGAACCAGCTCGTGAAGCTGATAAGCCGTTCCTGATGGCGATCGAAGACGTTTTCTCGATCGAAGGTCGTGGAACAGTTGTAACCGGTCGTATTGAACGCGGAATCGTCAAAGTTGGCGAAAAGGTTCAGATCATCGGACTGCGTGACACTCAAGAAACAACCGTCACCGGTGTTGAGATGTTCCGCAAGATTCTCGACGAAGGAAAAGCTGGCGACAACGTTGGTATCCTTCTTCGCGGAACTCGTAAGGAAGATGTTGAACGCGGACAAGTTCTGGCTGCTCCGAAGACCATCAATCCTCATACGAAGTTCGAAGCTGAGATCTACGTCTTGAGCAAAGAAGAAGGTGGTCGAAAGACTCCATTCTTCAGTGGTTACCGACCACAGTTCTACTTCCGTACAACCGACGTGACTGGAGCTGTTAAGCTTCTGGGCGACGCAGAAATGTGTATGCCTGGCGATAACGTGAAGCTCGAAGTTGAGCTGATCAAGCCAGTCGCTCTTGATGACGGAAGCCGCTTCGCGATTCGTGAAGGTGGCCGGACTGTTGGATCTGGTGTGATCACCAAGATCCTCGAGTAG
- a CDS encoding prenyltransferase/squalene oxidase repeat-containing protein, with translation MSRTPYLIRLGNRLAEGLSETTPEWRSRHAGFVLGFQKSDGGFAGREGDSDLYYTSFAVRALVMLGEMSTDVTNSVASFLSQHDPLRLGVIDLMNWLSTALAVQVATGQDLLEELGADFPDLVSARLEEVRTSDGGYAKSVEGSSGSTYHSFLVLLTYQLLGREVPRPNALIQFLYDRQRDDGGFVEIAPMRRSGTNPTAAAVAILQELNAVDDEICDDVRAFLRDVRGDEGGFQANSRVPFTDSLSTFTGLLTVQDLRLGELLNQAELRELLETQLEFPTGGYRAATWDESADVEYTFYGLGVKALLAEESPNLS, from the coding sequence ATGTCGCGTACTCCTTATCTGATTCGTCTCGGAAATCGTTTGGCGGAAGGTCTCTCCGAAACGACTCCGGAATGGCGGTCGCGTCACGCGGGCTTCGTCCTCGGCTTTCAAAAAAGCGATGGAGGGTTTGCAGGGCGTGAAGGAGATTCTGACCTCTATTACACCAGCTTTGCTGTTCGTGCACTGGTCATGCTGGGTGAAATGTCAACGGACGTCACGAACTCCGTGGCGAGTTTTCTCTCGCAGCATGATCCCTTGCGATTGGGGGTCATCGACCTGATGAACTGGCTTTCCACCGCACTTGCAGTGCAGGTTGCCACGGGGCAGGACCTGCTCGAAGAACTGGGGGCTGACTTTCCGGATCTAGTCTCGGCTCGATTGGAAGAAGTGCGAACAAGCGACGGCGGGTATGCGAAGTCAGTCGAAGGCTCTTCTGGCAGTACTTATCACTCCTTTCTGGTTCTGCTTACCTATCAACTCTTGGGGCGCGAAGTTCCTCGGCCGAATGCTTTGATTCAGTTTTTGTATGACCGCCAGCGAGATGATGGCGGGTTCGTTGAAATTGCTCCCATGAGGAGAAGCGGAACGAATCCAACCGCAGCTGCAGTTGCAATTTTGCAGGAGCTGAATGCCGTCGACGATGAAATTTGCGACGACGTGCGGGCGTTTCTGCGGGATGTTCGCGGCGATGAAGGCGGATTTCAGGCCAATTCTCGAGTCCCGTTTACCGATAGTTTGTCGACGTTTACTGGGTTGTTGACCGTTCAGGATCTCCGGTTGGGTGAATTGCTCAATCAGGCAGAGTTACGTGAGCTTCTCGAAACGCAACTTGAATTTCCGACCGGGGGATATCGCGCAGCGACCTGGGATGAGTCTGCCGATGTTGAATACACGTTTTACGGGCTGGGAGTGAAAGCGCTTCTCGCTGAAGAAAGCCCGAACCTCTCGTGA
- a CDS encoding VanZ family protein has protein sequence MRRVSDNLESPSQAVWGIRIVWLCYAATLFFFTHTPVPEGFEGVTSSYDKLLHFGAYFVLAVLSGMVFLERHQLRLPVVSLAFGLLLFAAIDEILQGPVGRQPDFFDWVSDGFGAIAGLLVLQRGLLWLPQGSVRIANALGYPAHSSSVDSVAK, from the coding sequence ATGCGTCGTGTGTCAGACAATCTGGAGAGCCCTTCCCAAGCGGTTTGGGGGATTCGCATCGTCTGGCTGTGTTATGCAGCGACGCTTTTCTTTTTCACTCACACACCTGTTCCCGAAGGGTTCGAAGGCGTGACAAGTTCCTATGACAAGTTGTTGCATTTCGGGGCTTACTTCGTCCTCGCTGTGCTCAGTGGAATGGTCTTCCTGGAGCGGCATCAGCTGCGGCTTCCGGTGGTTTCTCTGGCGTTTGGGCTGCTGCTATTCGCCGCCATTGACGAGATTCTGCAAGGACCAGTCGGGCGACAACCTGATTTTTTCGACTGGGTTTCTGACGGGTTCGGAGCGATCGCAGGTCTGCTAGTCTTGCAACGCGGTTTGCTTTGGCTTCCTCAAGGTTCGGTGCGAATTGCCAATGCACTCGGGTATCCAGCGCATTCCAGTTCGGTCGACTCCGTCGCAAAATAA